The Mycolicibacterium boenickei genome has a segment encoding these proteins:
- the mobA gene encoding molybdenum cofactor guanylyltransferase: MGRDKATLPFGGSTMVEHVVAVVSARCSPVFVIAAPGQPLPALSAEVLRDEVRGVGPLVATGRGLRAVAEAGVDRAFVCAVDMPYLSVDLIDVLAAQAERLPADIVLPWDGRDHYLAGIYRSALTGQIADLVREGRRSMRALAESVDTQRIVMAPQRALTNVNTAADLPGA; encoded by the coding sequence ATGGGGCGCGACAAGGCGACGCTGCCGTTCGGCGGCTCGACCATGGTGGAGCATGTGGTCGCCGTCGTGAGTGCCCGCTGCTCACCGGTTTTCGTCATCGCCGCACCTGGGCAACCGCTGCCCGCACTGAGTGCGGAGGTGCTGCGCGACGAGGTGCGTGGGGTCGGGCCGCTGGTGGCGACGGGCCGCGGACTGCGTGCCGTGGCAGAGGCCGGTGTGGACCGCGCCTTCGTCTGCGCAGTGGACATGCCGTACCTTTCGGTGGACCTGATCGACGTCCTTGCGGCTCAAGCTGAGCGGTTACCTGCCGATATCGTGCTGCCCTGGGACGGCAGGGACCACTACCTCGCGGGGATCTACCGCAGTGCACTCACCGGGCAGATCGCCGATCTGGTGCGTGAGGGCCGGCGCAGTATGCGGGCGCTGGCCGAGTCCGTGGACACGCAACGGATCGTGATGGCCCCGCAGCGCGCCCTGACCAATGTCAACACAGCCGCCGATCTGCCCGGCGCGTGA
- a CDS encoding transglycosylase family protein, whose translation MTIRRALTRAFWLAAASAGLMLAPTFATAATAAADTVNWDAIAECESGGNWSTDTGNGAYGGLQFKPATWASHGGIGSPATASREEQIRVAENVLATQGIGAWPTCGARGGMPAGWAAAPSAPSGCQAVRPGSVLGIFDLRRICSTFLDPLGAFGVPH comes from the coding sequence ATGACCATACGAAGGGCGTTGACCAGGGCTTTCTGGCTTGCTGCGGCGTCGGCGGGCCTCATGCTCGCACCCACGTTCGCCACTGCGGCGACAGCCGCCGCCGACACGGTGAACTGGGATGCGATCGCCGAATGCGAATCGGGCGGCAACTGGTCCACCGACACCGGCAACGGCGCCTACGGCGGTCTCCAGTTCAAACCGGCCACCTGGGCCTCGCACGGTGGCATCGGATCGCCTGCCACCGCGTCCCGCGAGGAGCAGATACGGGTGGCCGAGAACGTCCTGGCCACCCAGGGGATCGGAGCCTGGCCCACGTGCGGGGCCCGGGGTGGAATGCCGGCGGGCTGGGCGGCGGCACCCAGCGCACCGAGTGGCTGCCAGGCAGTGCGTCCCGGTTCGGTGCTGGGAATCTTCGACCTACGCCGGATCTGCTCGACGTTCCTCGACCCTCTTGGAGCGTTCGGAGTGCCGCACTGA
- a CDS encoding 2-oxoacid:ferredoxin oxidoreductase subunit beta: MTDLIGTDLGLTEGSLTKNALVPTTDQPQKGKDFTSDQEVRWCPGCGDYVILNTIRNFLPELGLKRENIAFISGIGCSSRFPYYLETYGFHSIHGRAPTIATGLALARPDLSVWVVTGDGDSLSIGGNHLIHALRRNINITILLFNNRIYGLTKGQYSPTSEVGKVTKSTPMGSLDYPFNPVSLALGAEATFVGRALDSDRKGLSEVLRGAAEHRGAALVEIMQDCPIFNDGSFDALRKEGAEERLINVTHGEPIKFGTDGEYCVVKSGYGLEVAKTADVAAADIVVHNAEIDDPAYAFALSRLSEQNLDHMVMGIFRKVSRPTYDDAARQQVNTAIESKPHDTAALQSLLRGKDTWTVD; encoded by the coding sequence ATGACTGACTTGATCGGTACGGATCTGGGTTTGACCGAAGGGTCACTGACCAAGAACGCCTTGGTGCCCACCACCGACCAGCCGCAGAAGGGCAAGGACTTCACCAGTGACCAGGAGGTCCGCTGGTGCCCGGGTTGCGGTGACTACGTCATCCTCAACACCATCCGCAACTTCCTGCCGGAGCTGGGCCTCAAGCGCGAGAACATCGCGTTCATCAGCGGTATCGGCTGCTCCAGCCGGTTCCCGTACTACCTGGAGACCTACGGCTTCCACTCGATCCACGGTCGTGCCCCGACCATCGCCACCGGCCTGGCGCTGGCCCGGCCCGATCTGTCGGTGTGGGTCGTCACCGGTGATGGTGACTCGCTGTCGATCGGTGGCAACCACCTGATCCACGCGCTGCGCCGCAACATCAACATCACGATCCTGCTGTTCAACAACCGGATCTACGGCCTGACCAAGGGGCAGTACTCGCCGACCTCTGAGGTCGGCAAGGTCACCAAGTCGACGCCGATGGGCTCGCTGGACTACCCGTTCAACCCGGTGTCGCTGGCGCTGGGCGCCGAGGCCACCTTCGTCGGCCGCGCGCTGGACTCCGACCGCAAGGGTCTGTCCGAGGTGCTGCGCGGCGCGGCCGAGCACCGCGGTGCCGCGCTGGTGGAGATCATGCAGGACTGCCCGATCTTCAACGACGGGTCGTTCGACGCGCTCCGCAAGGAAGGCGCCGAGGAGCGGCTGATCAACGTCACTCACGGCGAGCCGATCAAGTTCGGTACCGATGGTGAGTACTGCGTGGTCAAGTCCGGGTACGGCCTGGAGGTCGCCAAGACCGCCGACGTCGCAGCCGCTGACATCGTGGTTCACAACGCCGAGATCGACGATCCTGCCTACGCTTTCGCGCTGTCGCGGCTGAGCGAGCAGAACCTCGATCACATGGTGATGGGCATCTTCCGTAAGGTCAGCCGACCCACCTACGACGATGCCGCACGCCAGCAGGTCAACACGGCGATCGAATCCAAGCCCCACGACACCGCGGCTCTGCAATCCTTGCTGCGTGGCAAGGACACCTGGACCGTCGACTGA
- a CDS encoding DUF937 domain-containing protein, translating into MAGLDDLFAQIPVADIASKLGADEGEVNAAIKTLVPALVGGVAENVQADNIDSSDLESAVTAQGASGLLDGGVSVDQVDANEGNQIVSKIFGGNDSNQVASALAGTGAGGGDLIKKLLPILAPIVLAYIGKQFAQKNAAPAEAAPQASGGGGLGDILGSILGGAVGGGAAANNNPLGSILGSVLGGGGGQNNAIGEILGGLLGGKK; encoded by the coding sequence ATGGCCGGTCTCGACGATCTGTTCGCACAGATCCCCGTGGCGGATATCGCAAGCAAGCTCGGCGCGGATGAAGGCGAGGTGAACGCCGCCATCAAGACCCTGGTTCCGGCCCTGGTCGGCGGTGTGGCAGAGAACGTACAAGCTGACAACATCGATTCGAGCGACCTCGAGTCCGCGGTCACCGCCCAGGGTGCGAGCGGTCTGCTCGACGGCGGGGTGAGCGTCGACCAGGTCGACGCGAACGAGGGCAACCAGATCGTCTCGAAGATCTTCGGTGGCAACGACAGCAACCAGGTCGCCTCGGCGTTGGCAGGCACCGGCGCCGGCGGCGGTGATCTGATCAAGAAGCTGCTGCCGATCCTGGCCCCCATCGTGCTCGCCTACATCGGCAAGCAGTTCGCGCAGAAGAACGCGGCTCCGGCCGAGGCGGCCCCGCAGGCGTCCGGCGGGGGCGGGCTCGGGGACATCCTCGGCAGCATCCTGGGCGGAGCGGTCGGTGGCGGTGCCGCCGCCAACAACAACCCGCTGGGCAGCATCCTCGGCAGCGTGCTCGGCGGCGGTGGCGGCCAGAACAACGCCATCGGCGAGATCCTCGGCGGCCTGCTCGGCGGCAAGAAGTAA
- a CDS encoding S9 family peptidase, with protein MTVFDDLDDYLVLPRVSGLAVSPDGTRLVTTVSALNDKRTEFLSAIWELDPDGIEPARRLTHGIKGESGPAFTADGDLLFVAVRGGDGEDKPPAALWRLPASGGEAFETLTMPGGVTGALSARAADVTVVAAPLLPSSDGVDDDKARRDARKDNKVSAILHSGYPVRFWDHDLGPDQPHLFDADGRRDLTAGPGAALRETSFDLSADGGFVVTSWQEPGPGTALRVVLVRIDRATGERTTIAEEPGADLERPAIAPDGSAVAFTRETHSTPTAPPRITLCCMRFGEDPVELTGGWDRWPSSVAWTVDSSALIVTADDGGRGPIFSVDPVSGEVTRLTHDDFTYTDVRPAPGGVIFALRSSYAAPPHPVRIDRDGTVTALPCFDAPELPGTVTEVTATAADGTPVRSWLTLPDGDEPAPLVLWIHGGPLGSWNTWHWRWNPWLLTAQGYAVLMPDPGLSTGYGQDFIARGWGSWGGDPYTDLMAATDAACAHPRVDASRTAAMGGSFGGYMANWIAGHTDRFQAIVTHASLWALDQFGPTTDGAYWWAREMTPEMAQRNSPHRFVGEITTPMLVIHGDKDYRVPIGEGLRLWYELLTYSGLPADENGESPHRFLYYPTENHWVLSPQHAKIWYQVVTAFLADHLRGEPVQLPELLG; from the coding sequence ATGACGGTGTTTGACGATCTCGACGACTACCTCGTGTTGCCCCGGGTGTCAGGTCTCGCGGTGTCGCCGGATGGCACTCGGCTGGTCACCACGGTGAGCGCACTCAATGACAAGCGCACCGAATTCCTCAGTGCGATATGGGAACTGGACCCGGACGGGATCGAACCGGCGCGCCGGTTGACCCATGGGATCAAGGGGGAGTCGGGACCGGCGTTCACGGCCGACGGCGATCTGCTGTTCGTCGCGGTACGTGGCGGGGACGGCGAGGACAAACCGCCCGCGGCCCTGTGGCGTCTGCCCGCGTCCGGCGGAGAGGCATTCGAGACACTGACCATGCCCGGCGGTGTCACCGGTGCGCTGAGCGCCCGGGCCGCCGACGTCACGGTGGTGGCCGCGCCCCTGTTGCCGTCGTCGGACGGAGTGGACGACGACAAGGCGCGGCGGGACGCCCGCAAGGACAACAAGGTGTCGGCGATCCTGCACAGCGGCTACCCGGTCCGGTTCTGGGATCACGACCTCGGTCCGGACCAACCGCATCTCTTCGACGCCGACGGGCGTCGGGACCTGACCGCCGGCCCGGGCGCGGCGTTGCGGGAGACGAGCTTCGATCTCAGCGCCGACGGCGGATTCGTGGTGACGTCATGGCAGGAACCGGGCCCCGGCACAGCCCTGCGGGTGGTCCTGGTGCGCATCGACCGGGCCACCGGCGAACGCACCACCATCGCAGAGGAACCCGGAGCCGATCTGGAACGCCCCGCAATCGCCCCGGACGGCAGCGCGGTGGCCTTCACCAGGGAAACCCATTCCACTCCCACCGCACCGCCGCGGATCACGTTGTGCTGCATGCGGTTCGGTGAAGATCCGGTGGAGCTGACCGGTGGCTGGGACCGCTGGCCGTCCTCGGTGGCCTGGACGGTGGATTCGTCGGCGCTGATCGTGACGGCCGACGACGGCGGCCGTGGCCCCATCTTCTCCGTCGATCCGGTCTCCGGCGAGGTCACCCGACTCACCCACGACGACTTCACCTACACCGATGTGCGGCCGGCGCCCGGAGGGGTGATTTTCGCGTTGCGCAGCTCGTATGCCGCGCCGCCGCACCCGGTCCGCATCGATCGGGACGGCACCGTCACCGCGCTGCCGTGCTTCGACGCGCCCGAACTGCCGGGCACCGTGACCGAGGTGACCGCGACCGCCGCCGACGGCACGCCGGTCCGGTCCTGGCTCACGCTGCCCGACGGTGACGAACCGGCCCCGTTGGTGCTGTGGATCCACGGCGGGCCGTTGGGCAGTTGGAACACCTGGCACTGGCGGTGGAATCCGTGGCTGCTCACTGCTCAGGGCTACGCCGTGCTGATGCCGGATCCGGGGCTGTCCACCGGCTACGGCCAGGACTTCATCGCGCGCGGCTGGGGCTCGTGGGGTGGCGATCCCTACACCGATCTGATGGCGGCCACGGATGCCGCGTGCGCACATCCCCGCGTCGACGCGTCACGCACCGCCGCGATGGGCGGCTCGTTCGGCGGCTACATGGCCAACTGGATCGCCGGGCACACCGATCGATTCCAGGCGATCGTCACCCATGCCAGCCTGTGGGCACTGGACCAGTTCGGCCCCACCACCGACGGGGCGTACTGGTGGGCTCGTGAGATGACACCCGAGATGGCCCAGCGCAATTCGCCGCACCGGTTCGTCGGTGAGATCACCACCCCGATGCTCGTCATCCACGGCGACAAGGACTATCGAGTGCCGATCGGCGAGGGATTGCGGCTGTGGTACGAGTTGCTCACGTATTCAGGGCTGCCGGCCGACGAGAACGGCGAGAGCCCGCACCGCTTCCTGTATTACCCCACCGAGAACCACTGGGTGCTGTCGCCGCAGCACGCCAAGATCTGGTACCAGGTGGTGACCGCGTTCCTGGCCGATCACCTGCGGGGCGAACCGGTGCAGCTGCCCGAACTGCTCGGGTAG
- a CDS encoding saccharopine dehydrogenase family protein → MTQREFDLVLYGATGFAGKLTAEYLARAGGSARIALAGRSEERLRAIRDGLGAAAQSWPLVTADATSQASLDAMAARTQVVVTTVGPYARYGMPLVAACAAAGTDYADLTGETTFIRDSIDLHHKQAVDTGARIVHSCGFDSVPSDLTVYALYQRALADGAGELGDTNLVVRSFAGGVSGGTVASMLELLDTLSSDPEARALMNDPYTLSPDRGAEPELGAQPDVRWRRGGEIAPELAGYWTGAFAMAAPNTRIVRRSNALLNYAYGRRFEYAEQMSLGRSVAAPLAAAAVTGANAFTLGVGGRYFNRLPGGLVAKVAPKPGTGPSERARERGHYRVETYTTTTSGARYVTSMAQQGDPGYKSTAVLLGECGLALATDREALSDRRGVLTPVAAMGDVLLTRLPAAGVSLETTKLG, encoded by the coding sequence GTGACGCAGCGTGAGTTTGATCTGGTGCTGTACGGCGCCACGGGTTTCGCCGGAAAACTGACCGCCGAATACCTGGCCAGGGCCGGGGGGTCGGCCCGGATCGCCCTGGCCGGCCGTTCGGAGGAGCGCTTGCGCGCGATCCGCGACGGTCTGGGCGCCGCCGCGCAGTCCTGGCCGCTGGTGACCGCGGACGCCACCTCTCAGGCCTCACTCGACGCGATGGCCGCGCGCACCCAGGTGGTGGTGACGACCGTGGGTCCCTACGCGCGCTACGGCATGCCGTTGGTCGCGGCCTGCGCCGCGGCCGGGACCGATTACGCCGATCTCACCGGTGAGACCACATTCATCCGCGACAGCATCGACCTGCACCACAAGCAAGCGGTCGACACCGGTGCGCGGATCGTGCATTCGTGCGGATTCGATTCGGTGCCATCCGATCTCACGGTGTACGCCCTCTATCAACGTGCCCTCGCCGACGGCGCGGGTGAGCTCGGCGACACCAACCTGGTGGTCCGCAGTTTCGCCGGCGGTGTGTCAGGCGGCACGGTGGCCTCGATGCTGGAGCTGCTCGACACGCTGTCGTCGGATCCGGAGGCCCGGGCGTTGATGAACGATCCGTACACGCTGAGCCCCGACCGCGGGGCCGAGCCCGAACTCGGCGCACAGCCGGACGTGCGGTGGCGGCGAGGTGGTGAGATCGCTCCCGAACTTGCCGGCTACTGGACCGGCGCGTTCGCGATGGCCGCGCCGAACACCCGAATCGTGCGGCGTAGCAACGCATTACTGAACTACGCCTACGGACGCCGCTTCGAGTACGCCGAGCAGATGAGCCTGGGCCGCTCGGTCGCCGCGCCGCTGGCCGCGGCGGCGGTGACGGGTGCCAACGCCTTCACGCTCGGCGTCGGCGGTCGCTACTTCAACCGGCTCCCCGGCGGCCTGGTCGCGAAGGTGGCGCCCAAACCGGGAACCGGTCCCAGCGAACGCGCCCGCGAGCGGGGCCACTACCGCGTCGAGACGTACACCACCACGACTTCGGGTGCGCGGTACGTGACAAGCATGGCCCAGCAAGGCGATCCCGGATACAAGTCGACCGCGGTGTTGCTCGGAGAGTGCGGGCTGGCGCTGGCAACCGACCGTGAGGCGCTGTCGGACCGGCGCGGCGTGCTGACGCCGGTGGCCGCGATGGGCGATGTCCTGCTCACCCGGCTACCAGCCGCCGGAGTGTCGCTCGAGACCACCAAGCTGGGCTGA
- a CDS encoding transglycosylase family protein, which produces MKNIRKTFGLGIIAGALAVAPVALGAGTANADSVNWDAVAACESGGNWAINTGNGYYGGLQFNMGTWRANGGSGSPHQASRAEQIRVAENVLRTQGIGAWPVCGKRG; this is translated from the coding sequence GTGAAGAACATCCGCAAGACGTTTGGGCTGGGCATCATTGCTGGAGCGCTCGCTGTGGCTCCCGTGGCACTGGGTGCCGGTACCGCCAATGCGGACAGCGTCAACTGGGACGCCGTCGCTGCCTGTGAGTCGGGCGGCAACTGGGCGATCAACACCGGTAACGGCTACTACGGCGGCCTGCAGTTCAACATGGGCACCTGGCGCGCCAACGGCGGCTCGGGTTCGCCCCACCAGGCCTCGCGCGCCGAGCAGATCCGGGTCGCTGAGAACGTGCTGCGCACCCAGGGCATCGGTGCCTGGCCGGTGTGCGGCAAGCGCGGCTAG
- a CDS encoding FAD-dependent oxidoreductase, which yields MAQSVLVIGAGITGLATAVALQQHGYEVTVLETRTDTTTGAGISIWPNALAALDVIGLGDAVRGSGGRVTAGALRWHDGTWLRRPAADRMTRALGEPLVVIHRTSLTEILTAGLRPGTVEYGVGVQTLEVRGGAVRVGLSDGSDRAASAVIGADGVDSVVARHLNGPLERRYAGYTAWRGVAECTIDPELSGETMAPGMEAGHVPLGTHHTYWFATQRTPQGHSNDGGELSYLQRIFDGWADPIPAMLAATDPEQVLRNDLYDRTPARHWARGPVVIAGDAAHPMRPHLGQGGCQGLEDAATLAGLAVQEPDLPTAFARFAALRRKRVMRIVRESQLIGRIVNLRPAALSAAATRATVVVPEFVLTRHLASIAGRGAFTPVR from the coding sequence ATGGCACAGTCCGTCCTCGTCATCGGCGCGGGTATCACCGGCCTGGCGACGGCAGTCGCATTGCAGCAGCACGGATATGAGGTCACCGTCCTCGAAACCCGTACCGACACCACCACCGGGGCCGGGATCAGCATTTGGCCCAATGCCCTGGCGGCGCTCGACGTGATCGGTCTCGGCGACGCGGTGCGCGGGTCCGGCGGCCGGGTTACCGCCGGAGCGTTGCGCTGGCACGACGGCACCTGGCTGCGCCGGCCGGCGGCCGACCGGATGACCAGAGCGCTGGGCGAACCGCTGGTGGTGATTCATCGGACATCGCTGACCGAGATCCTCACCGCGGGCCTGCGCCCGGGCACGGTCGAATACGGGGTCGGGGTGCAGACGCTCGAGGTCCGTGGCGGCGCCGTGCGGGTGGGGTTGTCCGACGGATCCGACAGAGCGGCCTCCGCGGTCATCGGCGCCGACGGAGTGGACTCGGTGGTGGCGCGTCACCTCAACGGCCCATTGGAACGCCGCTACGCCGGGTACACGGCCTGGCGCGGGGTGGCCGAATGCACCATCGACCCCGAACTCTCGGGCGAGACGATGGCCCCCGGCATGGAAGCGGGCCATGTGCCGCTCGGCACCCATCACACCTACTGGTTCGCCACTCAGCGGACGCCACAGGGACACTCCAACGATGGCGGGGAGCTGAGCTACCTACAGCGGATCTTCGACGGCTGGGCCGACCCCATCCCGGCGATGCTCGCCGCGACCGATCCCGAACAGGTATTGCGCAACGACCTGTACGACCGCACCCCTGCGCGCCACTGGGCGCGGGGGCCGGTGGTGATCGCCGGGGACGCCGCGCATCCGATGCGCCCGCATCTGGGGCAGGGCGGCTGCCAGGGGTTGGAGGACGCGGCGACCCTGGCCGGTCTTGCGGTCCAGGAGCCGGATCTGCCGACCGCCTTCGCCCGCTTCGCAGCCCTGCGCCGAAAGCGGGTCATGAGGATCGTCCGGGAGTCGCAGTTGATCGGCCGGATCGTGAACCTGCGCCCAGCGGCACTGAGCGCCGCGGCCACCCGGGCGACCGTCGTCGTGCCCGAGTTCGTGTTGACCCGGCATCTGGCCTCGATCGCCGGACGCGGGGCGTTCACCCCGGTGCGCTGA
- a CDS encoding valine--tRNA ligase, whose protein sequence is MTPTPDNRADALPKSWDPAAVEADLYQGWVDAGYFTADPASEKPPYSIVLPPPNVTGSLHMGHALDHTLMDALTRRKRMQGYEVLWLPGMDHAGIATQTVVEKQLAADGKTKEDFGRELFVEKVWDWKRESGGTIGGQMRRLGDGVDWSRDRFTMDEGLSRAVRTIFKRLFDAGLIYQAERLVNWSPVLETAISDLEVKYEDVEGELVSFRYGSMNDDEPHIIVATTRVETMLGDTAIAVHPDDERYRHLVGTTLPHPFVDHGMVIVADTHVDPEFGTGAVKVTPAHDPNDFEIGLRHQLPMPTIMDAKGRIADTGTQFDGMDRFEARVKVREALAEQGRIVEEKRPYLHSVGHSERSGEPIEPRLSLQWWVKVEGLAKAAGDAVRNGNTVIHPPSLEPRWFAWVDNMHDWCISRQLWWGHRIPIWHGPNGETVCVGPDETPPAGWEQDPDVLDTWFSSALWPFSTMGWPDHTPDLAKFYPTSVLVTGYDILFFWVARMMMFGTFVGDDPAITFDGARGPQVPFENVFLHGLIRDEFGRKMSKSRGNGIDPLDWVEKFGADALRFTLARGASPGGDLSIGEDHARASRNFATKLFNATRFALMNGAAPAPVPAASELTDADRWILGRLEEVRAEVDAALDSYEFSRACESLYHFAWDEFCDWYVELAKVQLGEGVAHTTAVLAAVLDALLKLLHPVMPFVTETLWKTLTDGESIVIAQWPQPSGIALDPEAAQHIADMQKLITEVRRFRSDQGLADRQRVPARLSAVAEAGLTEQLPAVTALAWLTDAGDGFTPSASVEVRLTQATVLVEVDTSGTVDVAAERRRLEKDLAAAQKELATTTAKLGNEAFLAKAPENVVDKIRGRQQLAGEEVERINARLAGLAK, encoded by the coding sequence GTGACTCCCACCCCTGACAATCGTGCCGATGCCCTCCCCAAATCCTGGGATCCGGCCGCGGTAGAAGCCGACCTGTACCAGGGCTGGGTGGATGCCGGATACTTCACCGCCGATCCGGCCAGCGAAAAGCCTCCGTACTCGATCGTGTTGCCGCCGCCGAACGTGACCGGCAGCCTGCACATGGGCCACGCGCTCGACCACACCCTGATGGATGCCCTCACCCGGCGTAAGCGCATGCAGGGATATGAGGTGCTGTGGCTGCCCGGGATGGACCATGCCGGCATCGCCACCCAGACCGTGGTGGAGAAGCAGCTCGCCGCTGACGGCAAGACGAAGGAAGACTTCGGTCGAGAGCTGTTCGTCGAGAAGGTGTGGGACTGGAAGCGCGAATCCGGCGGCACGATCGGCGGCCAGATGCGTCGTCTCGGTGACGGCGTGGACTGGAGCCGGGACCGCTTCACCATGGACGAGGGCCTGTCGCGGGCGGTGCGCACCATCTTCAAGCGCCTGTTCGACGCCGGGCTGATCTACCAGGCCGAGCGGTTGGTGAACTGGTCGCCGGTGCTGGAGACCGCGATCAGTGACCTCGAGGTCAAGTACGAGGACGTCGAGGGTGAGCTGGTCTCGTTCCGCTACGGCTCGATGAACGACGACGAGCCCCACATCATCGTCGCCACCACCCGCGTCGAGACCATGCTCGGTGACACCGCGATCGCCGTGCATCCCGACGACGAGCGGTACCGCCACCTGGTCGGGACGACGCTGCCGCACCCGTTCGTCGACCACGGGATGGTGATCGTGGCCGACACCCACGTCGACCCCGAATTCGGAACCGGCGCAGTCAAAGTCACCCCCGCGCACGACCCCAACGACTTCGAGATCGGCCTGCGCCATCAGCTGCCGATGCCGACCATCATGGACGCCAAGGGCCGGATCGCCGACACCGGAACCCAATTCGACGGCATGGACCGGTTCGAGGCCCGGGTCAAGGTGCGTGAGGCGCTGGCCGAGCAGGGCCGGATCGTCGAGGAGAAGCGGCCCTACCTGCACAGCGTCGGACACTCGGAGCGCAGCGGCGAGCCCATCGAGCCGCGGCTGTCGCTGCAGTGGTGGGTCAAGGTGGAAGGCCTGGCCAAGGCGGCAGGCGACGCGGTGCGCAACGGCAACACCGTGATTCACCCGCCGAGCCTGGAGCCGCGCTGGTTCGCCTGGGTGGACAACATGCACGACTGGTGCATCTCCCGGCAGCTGTGGTGGGGACACCGGATCCCGATCTGGCACGGCCCCAACGGCGAAACGGTGTGCGTCGGCCCCGACGAGACCCCGCCGGCCGGCTGGGAACAGGACCCCGACGTTCTCGACACCTGGTTCTCCTCGGCACTGTGGCCGTTCTCCACCATGGGCTGGCCCGACCACACCCCGGACCTGGCCAAGTTCTACCCGACGTCGGTGCTGGTCACGGGCTACGACATCCTGTTCTTCTGGGTGGCCCGGATGATGATGTTCGGCACCTTCGTCGGCGACGACCCGGCCATCACGTTCGACGGGGCGCGGGGCCCGCAGGTTCCCTTTGAGAACGTCTTTCTGCACGGGCTCATCCGCGACGAGTTCGGGCGCAAGATGAGCAAGTCGCGCGGCAACGGCATCGACCCGCTGGACTGGGTGGAGAAGTTCGGCGCCGATGCCCTGCGCTTCACCCTGGCCCGCGGTGCCAGCCCCGGCGGCGACCTGTCGATCGGCGAGGATCACGCCAGGGCCTCCCGGAACTTCGCCACCAAGCTGTTCAATGCCACGCGATTTGCGTTGATGAATGGTGCGGCGCCCGCTCCGGTGCCTGCCGCGAGCGAGCTGACCGACGCCGACCGCTGGATCCTCGGTCGCCTCGAAGAGGTTCGCGCCGAAGTGGATGCGGCCCTGGACAGCTATGAGTTCAGCCGAGCCTGCGAATCGCTGTACCACTTCGCCTGGGACGAGTTCTGCGACTGGTACGTGGAATTGGCCAAGGTGCAGCTGGGAGAGGGCGTGGCTCATACCACGGCCGTGCTGGCGGCCGTGCTCGACGCTCTGCTCAAGCTGCTGCACCCGGTCATGCCGTTCGTCACCGAGACCCTGTGGAAGACGCTGACCGACGGCGAGTCGATCGTCATCGCCCAGTGGCCGCAGCCGTCCGGCATCGCGCTGGATCCTGAAGCGGCACAACACATCGCCGACATGCAGAAGCTGATCACCGAGGTGCGCCGCTTCCGCAGCGATCAGGGGCTGGCCGACCGGCAGCGGGTTCCGGCCCGGCTGTCGGCCGTCGCCGAGGCCGGCCTGACCGAGCAACTGCCCGCAGTCACCGCGTTGGCCTGGCTGACCGACGCCGGTGACGGGTTCACCCCGTCGGCCTCGGTCGAGGTGCGCCTGACCCAGGCCACGGTGCTCGTCGAGGTGGACACCTCGGGCACCGTCGACGTCGCGGCCGAGCGTCGCAGGCTGGAGAAGGACCTGGCCGCCGCGCAGAAGGAACTCGCCACCACGACGGCGAAGCTCGGTAACGAGGCGTTCCTGGCCAAGGCGCCCGAGAACGTCGTCGACAAGATCCGCGGCCGTCAGCAGTTGGCCGGCGAAGAGGTCGAGCGCATCAACGCCCGCCTGGCTGGGTTGGCCAAGTGA